The Leptospira brenneri DNA segment TCGAGCGATCGCAATTGCATCTAACGCCAGTTTATTTTGTCCTAGATCGTGGTAAAATCTTGAATATTCTGCAAAGGATTCGTAATAAAGATGTTTGATCTCCAGTGCATCCTTTCGTAAATCTCCAGAAGAATATTTTAATACTGAATCTAATACAGCTACAACTTCCAAGGTTGTGGCATTGTCTAGTTTTTCGCCAAAGTATTTGAGTTTCCAATCTGTGGGAAGTGAATTGGCAAATCCGATTTTTGATTCTAAATAACTAGGATAATAAATATCAAAATTCCAATAAGATTTTCTACTTAAGAGTGACAATGCATTGATATGATGAAATTGATTAGTTTTGTTTCTCGTTGTTAGAATTAAGAATGGATGTTGTTCTTGGCTTAGTCTTTCAATATAAGAAATGATTTGTGATTGATTTGAACTCAGGCCGAGTACAACTGTTTTCCCTTTGATTTCTGATCGTTTAGGAAGGAATGGATTGGACTTAAAAGGTAAAACAGATTTATAAAAAATATAATCATCTGTATTAAATGCAATATTTGTGACTGCAAATGGAATTGGGTCGAAAATTTCTTTTTTAGAAAAAGGGGTGCTGGTTCGTATTGTAGGTGGTGAAAAGAAAAGTAAAACAGTGATCGTTGCTGCAACCAACATCAAAATCCTTGGTAGCCGCACAATGTGTTTTTGCATTAAATAAGGATAAACCAAGACTGGAACAAATAACAACGCTGAGACGGTGCGAATTCCCATTGGTAAATTCCAGAAGTATAACAAAAAAGAAAGCCCAAGGTAAATACTTGTTTCTAATCCAACTAATAAATATTCTTTATATGCTGTTTTGTTTGGCTTAAAAAATCCAACAATGGACCCAGTGATAATACAAAGTGCAATGAAAAAGGAACTCCAATAGGTTTGGTAGATAAAAAAGAAAAAAGCAAATAGAAGGGCGACCCTCCCAATGAGAAAAACAGCTTTCGTTTCTTTTTTTAAACCCCCAAGTAAAGATAACACTCTACCAAAGATTACTGAAAATGAAACAGAAAGGATCAGAGGAATTTTTGGTCCCGGTTGGAAGTATAAGTGCAAAATACAATATGAGATCAGTAGAGATAATGCTGACCTATAGAATGGAGCAAATAGCGGGTGTTTGCCGATTTTGGAACGAATTTTATAGAACTTACTTGAATAAGGGGTTCTTTGTATTAATGTATTGATTAAATATAGAGATAACAATATATAAAGGATCGCTAACAAAACTTTCATAGAATAGTTTTGGTTGGGTTCAAATAAAGAATAAAAGGTAAATGCAGTCACCCCGAGGGCAAAACTTAAGAACCTAAAATCACGTAAAGATCCCGCGTAAATACCCAAACAGAATGCTGACAAAATCCCGCTTAACAAAACTAATTCGAAGGAAAAAATGTAATCGATCAGAAACTCAGCAGAATTGGCCCTTAAAAACCAAAAAACTTGGATGATTGCAGTACCAAGAAGGACAACTGTTAAACTTACGGGTAACGTCTGTTTGTATTTCCTGTAAATGAATCCAATTGAAAAAGAAATAACAAGAAGAATCTGTAATACGGGATAAGCTGTGTCTGTACGATCGATCAGAGCCAGTTCGGAGCCGGCTACATAAAAGAAAAGAGAAAGCACATAACCAATGGATAGGCTAAGACTAAACTCAAGTGAGGGGAATAAACCGGTTTCCCAGAAACGTTTCCATTGAGAATCCATAGAATTTGCAACCAAAGATGTGAGATAGGCCTCATTCGCAAACCAAAGAAATTCTAATTTTATTTGGCGGTGCACAAAATGTTTGACCAAAACGCCCTATATGCCGATTTTGACTATAACTATGCTCACGTTTTTATCTATATCCTTCCTCGTTCTATACGGCTTTGATATTTTGGTTCTCTTCTATTTTGGGTTACACACCTACCTTATGGTGTTTCTGTATAGCAGATACAAACAAAACTGTGCAGAGGACGAAACAAAGATCCTCTCCTTAAAGGACAAAAACCTTCCTACGGTAACCGTCCAACTTCCTATTTTTAATGAATTTTATGTGGTAGATCGTTTGATCGAATCCGCATGTAATTTGCAATACCCTGCAAAAAAACTTCAAATTCAGGTTCTAGATGATTCCACTGATGAAACCATTGAAAAGGTTGCAGGCCTTGTGGCTCAGTACAAGAAAAAAGGAATCTGGATCGAACACGTTCATAGAACTAATCGTAAAGGTCATAAAGCAGGTGCTCTGGATGAAGGGATGGCGAAAGCGAAAGGAGATTACATTGCAATCTTCGATGCTGACTTCACTCCCGACTCAGACTTCCTTCTCCGAACTATGGGGTATTTTGAGGACGAGTCTATTGGAATGGTCCAAACTCGTTGGGGTCATATCAATGAAACTTATAATATCCTAACCAAAGCCCAAAGTTTTGGGATTGATGGTCACTTTATGATCGAACAGGTCGCAAGGAACGGATCTAGTCTTTGGATGAACTTCAATGGAACTGCCGGAATCTGGCGACGTTCTTGTATTGAAGACGCTGGCGGTTGGGAACATGACACCCTCACAGAAGACTTCGATCTTTCTTACCGCGCTGAACTCAAAGGTTGGAAATTCCGTTATATTAAAGATGTGGTTTGTAAGGCAGAGATTCCTGCGACCATGAATGCTTACAAAGCCCAACAGTTTCGCTGGTGCAAAGGTTCCATCCAAACAGCAGTCAAACTCATCCCTCGGATTTGGAAATCAAACGAATCGTGGAAAATCAAAGGGGAAGCGATTACCCATCTCATCAATTATTCTGTACATCCACTGATGATCATCAATATCCTTCTGACTGCTCCACTTCTCCTTATGGAATTTTGGGCAGGGTTTAAGATGGATGACCTCCCTATGGAGATCCTTTTTGGGTCGGCTGCGGTGCTTTCCATCGGATCTATGGGTCCTGTCATTTTTTATGCCTATTCCCAACGAGAAATCCACAAAAACTGGAAATCAAAATTGGTTT contains these protein-coding regions:
- a CDS encoding cellulose synthase family protein — protein: MLTFLSISFLVLYGFDILVLFYFGLHTYLMVFLYSRYKQNCAEDETKILSLKDKNLPTVTVQLPIFNEFYVVDRLIESACNLQYPAKKLQIQVLDDSTDETIEKVAGLVAQYKKKGIWIEHVHRTNRKGHKAGALDEGMAKAKGDYIAIFDADFTPDSDFLLRTMGYFEDESIGMVQTRWGHINETYNILTKAQSFGIDGHFMIEQVARNGSSLWMNFNGTAGIWRRSCIEDAGGWEHDTLTEDFDLSYRAELKGWKFRYIKDVVCKAEIPATMNAYKAQQFRWCKGSIQTAVKLIPRIWKSNESWKIKGEAITHLINYSVHPLMIINILLTAPLLLMEFWAGFKMDDLPMEILFGSAAVLSIGSMGPVIFYAYSQREIHKNWKSKLVYLPILVMIGTGIAVMNTYAWVEAVFGVQSGFKRTPKLRIEKEGDSLQDKIKYVVPVDYRAFLEFFMGAYCVFCIYLSFLVGKPYMIGFMVLYSIGFFYVSYLSVAESFWKFKPATKAEKELRAVA